In Cervus elaphus chromosome 31, mCerEla1.1, whole genome shotgun sequence, one DNA window encodes the following:
- the LOC122687450 gene encoding olfactory receptor 5AC1-like, which produces MMEANKTLVTGFVLTGLTDLPGLQVPLFLVFLVIYLTTMAGNLGLIFLIWKDSHLHTPMYSFLGSLAFADACSSSSVTPKMLMNFLSVNHTMSLVECISQFYIFASSANTECFLLVVMAYDCYVAICNPLLYPVVMYNIFCTQLIGVSYIIGFLHPMMHVGLLFRLTFCKSNVIHYFYCEILQLFKISCTDPRVNMLLIFVFSVFIQSFTFMSIIISYTHVLFAILKKNSAKGRNKAFSTCSAHLLSASLFYGTLFFMYVRPGSRSAENQDKLYFLFYTIIIPLLNPFIYSLRNKEVIGALKRIINK; this is translated from the coding sequence ATGATGGAGGCAAACAAGACCCTGGTGACGGGGTTTGTTCTCACAGGACTCACAGATCTCCCAGGGCTGCAGGTCCCCCTGTTCCTGGTGTTCCTGGTCATCTACCTCACCACCATGGCGGGCAACCTTGGACtgatttttctcatctggaaggACTCCCATCTTCACACCCCCATGTATTCATTCCTGGGCAGCTTAGCCTTTGCAGATGcttgttcttcctcttctgtGACTCCCAAGATGCTAATGAATTTCTTATCTGTGAATCACACGATGTCCCTGGTTGAGTGCATCtcccaattttatatttttgcttccaGTGCAAACACAGAATGTTTCCTCCTGGTGGTGATGGCCTATGACTGCTATGTGGCCATATGCAATCCCTTGCTTTACCCAGTGGTGATGTATAATATCTTCTGCACCCAATTAATAGGTGTTTCATATATTATTGGGTTTCTTCATCCCATGATGCATGTGGGTTTGTTATTTAGATTAACTTTCTGCAAGTCCAATGTAATACATTATTTCTACTGTGAAATTTTACAACTATTTAAGATTTCTTGTACTGACCCTAGAGTTAATATGCTCCTGATCTTTGTATTTTCAGTCTTTATACAGTCTTTCACTTTTATGAGTATCATTATCTCTTACACCCATGTTCTCTTTGCCATCCTAAAAAAGAACTCTGCAAAGGGCAGGAacaaagccttctccacctgcagcGCCCACTTACTCTCTGCTTCCTTGTTCTATGGCACTCTCTTCTTCATGTATGTGCGTCCTGGGTCTCGATCAGCTGAAAATCAGGATaaactatattttttattctatacAATCATAATTCCTCTGCTAAATCCTTTTATTTACAGTCTGAGGAACAAAGAGGTTATAGGTGCCTTGAAgagaataataaataagtaa
- the LOC122687451 gene encoding olfactory receptor 5H2-like, with the protein MEEENITLLTEFVLTGLKYQPQWQIPLFLVFLVIFLTTIVGNLGLIALIWNDSQLHIPMYLFLGSLAFVDTSISSTVTPKMLVNFFIKSKTISLSECVVQFFSFTVSATTECFLLASMAYDRYVAICNPLLYPVIMTNRLCTRLLVSSFAGGVLHAFIHIGFLFRLTFCSYNTIHNFYCDIMPLFKISCTDPFINILMVFIFSGSIQVFTILIVLISYTLVLFTILKKKSVQGIRKAFSTCGAHLLSVSLYYGPLLFMYIRPESTQSDDHDMMDSLFYTVIIPLLNPIIYSLRNKKVIDSLMKMLKRNI; encoded by the coding sequence ATGGAAGAGGAAAATATAACGTTGCTGACAGAGTTTGTCCTCACAGGACTTAAGTATCAACCACAGTGGCAAATCCCCTTGTTCCTGGTATTCTTGGTGATATTCCTCACCACCATTGTGGGGAACCTTGGTCTTATTGCTCTCATCTGGAATGACTCTCAACTTCACATCCCCATGTACTTATTCCTCGGGAGTCTGGCCTTTGTGGATACTTCCATATCATCCACAGTGACCCCCAAGATGCTGGTCAACTTCTTCATCAAAAGCAAGACGATCTCTCTCTCTGAATGCGtggtacaatttttttcttttacagtcaGTGCAACCACAGAATGCTTTCTCTTGGCAAGTATGGCATACGATCGCTATGTGGCCATATGCAACCCTTTACTTTATCCAGTGATTATGACGAATAGACTATGCACGCGACTGTTGGTCTCATCATTTGCAGGTGGTGTTCTTCATGCCTTTATTCATATAGGTTTTTTATTTAGATTAACCTTCTGCAGTTACAACACGATACATAACTTTTACTGTGATATTATGCCACTGTTCAAAATTTCTTGTACTGACCCTTTTATTAATATTctgatggtttttattttctctggttCAATACAGGTGTTCACCATTCTGATTGTGCTTATTTCTTATACACTAGTTctctttacaattttaaaaaagaagtctgtTCAAGGTATAAGgaaggccttctccacctgtggagcccacctcctctctgtctctttatACTATGGGCCTCTTCTCTTCATGTATATTCGTCCTGAATCCACACAATCAGATGATCACGATATGATGGACTCTCTCTTTTACACTGTCATAATCCCTTTGTTAAATCCAATTATCTACAgcctgagaaataagaaagtcatAGACTCGCTGATGAAAATGTTAAAGAGGAATATTTAG